A single window of Salvia splendens isolate huo1 unplaced genomic scaffold, SspV2 ctg528, whole genome shotgun sequence DNA harbors:
- the LOC121790483 gene encoding uncharacterized protein LOC121790483: protein MCESQVYNLVPHSPLMIQPGKEVAEVLGEILLFNREHKKQVDLLQCMKGILYYLIFDNMQLSYLLIQTAYAIYDFRFWPTEGTEFRVVQTLRCALFALFIWLNIWMDRRLRR from the exons atgtgtgAATCCCAGGTATATAATCTTGTTCCCCATTCACCTCTAATGATTCAGCCAGGAAAAGAAGTTGCTGAGGTCCTCGGAGAGATCCTGCTATTTAATCGTGAACATAAG AAACAGGTTGATCTGCTCCAGTGCATGAAAGGAATCTTGTACTACTTGATATTTGACAATATGCAGTTATCTTAT CTGCTGATACAAACTGCCTACGCAATATATGACTTCCGTTTTTGGCCGACTG AAGGGACTGAATTCCGAGTAGTTCAAACGCTGAGATGTGCCCTGTTTGCACTTTTTATTTGGTTGAATATTTGGATGGATAGGCGACTAAGGAGATAG
- the LOC121790484 gene encoding transcription repressor OFP7-like produces MAKRFKLRICRAIATTLQSCRSKHPSDLPTDPVPSLSHPSEFPQPHAANHSPQFNWRKEEKWHVVAEIPAPPPPEKIRRRSKKKKRYIPSRLRLSTSSADSGWFSTEEIETLVSSSPRSSSPIGESDSANPRIPRSRSRRSSRSSNRAAAEGNSPSPAPARLSMLKKLIPCTVEGKVKESFAIVKKSEDPLGDFRRSMTDMIVEKQMFEKKDLEQLLQCFLSLNSRNYHGVIVEAFSEIWAAMFTPPTVGNYRRRRRVSRVASSF; encoded by the coding sequence ATGGCGAAGCGTTTCAAGCTCAGAATTTGCAGAGCCATCGCCACCACTCTGCAATCCTGCCGCTCCAAACATCCTTCCGATCTCCCAACAGATCCCGTCCCTTCACTTTCACACCCCTCCGAATTCCCTCAACCTCACGCCGCCAACCACTCGCCGCAATTCAATTGgcgaaaagaagaaaaatggcACGTCGTCGCCGAAATCCCCGCGCCACCGCCGCCGGAGAAGATCCGCCGCCGCTCGAAGAAGAAGAAACGATACATCCCCAGCCGCCTCCGCCTCAGCACTTCCTCCGCCGACAGCGGCTGGTTCAGCACCGAGGAAATCGAAACCCTAGTTTCCTCATCTCCACGATCCTCCTCCCCAATCGGAGAATCGGACTCCGCAAACCCTAGAATTCCCCGCAGCCGGAGCAGGAGATCATCTCGATCGTCGAATCgagcggcggcggaggggaATTCGccttcgccggcgccggcgaggcTGTCGATGCTGAAGAAGCTGATTCCGTGCACGGTGGAGGGGAAAGTGAAAGAGAGCTTCGCGATCGTGAAGAAATCGGAGGATCCGCTGGGGGATTTCAGGAGGTCGATGACGGATATGATCGTGGAGAAGCAGATGTTTGAGAAGAAGGATTTGGAGCAGCTGCTGCAGTGCTTCCTCTCCTTGAATTCGAGGAATTACCATGGGGTTATCGTCGAGGCTTTCTCCGAGATTTGGGCGGCGATGTTTACGCCGCCGACGGTGGGGAATTACCGGCGCCGGCGGCGAGTGTCGCGAGTCGCTTCGTCGTTTTAG